A stretch of Hyalangium minutum DNA encodes these proteins:
- a CDS encoding TetR/AcrR family transcriptional regulator, translating to MRYGPEQKPSTRARILAAADALFRKQGFAGASVERVMRAAGLTVGGFYAHFTSKEELQREALRSFLQQSKERWVAGLEELHGPEWLSHFVRRYLTRQRRDDPQGGCMMPSVLSDLTRAAPELQGTLAEGLDALVREAQAHLTDEQGVTARQKALASVALCFGALTLARATSSQPLSDEVLQAARALLLAKGEEPSPTPPPR from the coding sequence ATGCGGTATGGCCCCGAGCAGAAGCCCTCCACCCGTGCGCGCATCCTCGCGGCCGCCGACGCGCTCTTCCGGAAGCAGGGCTTCGCGGGCGCCAGCGTGGAGCGGGTGATGCGCGCCGCGGGCCTGACGGTGGGCGGCTTCTATGCCCACTTCACCTCGAAGGAGGAGCTGCAGCGAGAGGCCCTGCGGAGCTTCCTCCAGCAGAGCAAGGAGCGGTGGGTGGCGGGGCTCGAGGAGCTGCACGGCCCCGAGTGGCTGAGCCACTTCGTCCGCCGCTACCTCACCCGCCAGCGCCGCGATGATCCGCAGGGGGGCTGCATGATGCCCTCCGTCCTCTCGGACCTCACTCGGGCCGCTCCGGAACTTCAGGGCACGCTCGCCGAGGGACTCGATGCGCTGGTCCGCGAGGCCCAGGCCCACCTGACCGACGAGCAGGGCGTCACGGCTCGGCAGAAGGCCCTGGCCAGCGTTGCGCTGTGCTTCGGGGCCTTGACGCTGGCCCGGGCGACCTCCTCTCAGCCCCTCTCGGATGAGGTGCTTCAGGCGGCCCGGGCGCTGCTGCTGGCGAAGGGGGAGGAGCCCTCCCCCACCCCTCCGCCCCGCTGA
- the fabF gene encoding beta-ketoacyl-ACP synthase II — translation MEKRRVVVTGLGLISPCGTGVEKSWEALVKGQSGVGPITLFDASGLDSRIAGEVKDFRPEDFIDKRELRRMDRFAQFAVGAADMALKDSGLAITPKNAERTAVIVGSGIGGIGSLEETYRKVLEKGPDRISPFFILQMIINLAPGYISMRHGIKGPSWSSNSACSTSAHAIGEALRGIQRGDFDAAVVGGAEAPITVLGVGGFAAMKALSTRNDAPQAASRPFDVDRDGFVVAEGAGMLVLETWEHARDRGAKVYAELSGYGASSDAYHVTQPAPEHEGAQRSMRLALADAGLRPADIGYINAHGTSTDIGDALEMEAITRVFGEAARQVAVSSTKSMTGHMNGAAGAAEAVISVLALQRGMLPPTVNLDRQDPRITLDCIPKVAREKRVSAVMSNSFGFGGTNVSLVFQRPS, via the coding sequence ATGGAGAAGCGGCGCGTCGTGGTGACGGGGCTAGGCCTCATCAGCCCGTGTGGCACTGGGGTGGAGAAGAGCTGGGAAGCGCTCGTGAAGGGCCAGAGTGGGGTGGGGCCCATCACGCTCTTCGACGCGAGCGGTCTGGACAGCCGCATCGCCGGCGAGGTGAAGGACTTCCGTCCCGAGGACTTCATCGACAAGCGGGAGCTGCGGCGCATGGACCGCTTCGCCCAGTTCGCGGTGGGCGCGGCGGACATGGCCTTGAAGGACTCGGGCCTGGCCATCACCCCCAAGAATGCCGAGCGGACCGCGGTCATCGTCGGCTCGGGGATTGGAGGCATCGGCAGCCTCGAGGAGACCTACCGCAAGGTGCTGGAGAAGGGGCCGGATCGCATCAGCCCGTTCTTCATCCTGCAGATGATCATCAACCTTGCGCCGGGCTACATCTCCATGCGCCACGGCATCAAGGGGCCGAGCTGGTCCTCCAACTCCGCCTGCTCCACCAGCGCCCACGCCATCGGCGAGGCCCTCCGAGGCATCCAGCGGGGAGACTTCGACGCCGCGGTGGTGGGAGGTGCCGAGGCCCCCATCACCGTCCTGGGCGTGGGAGGCTTCGCCGCGATGAAGGCGCTGTCCACGCGGAATGACGCGCCCCAGGCCGCCAGTCGTCCCTTCGACGTGGATCGCGACGGCTTCGTGGTGGCCGAGGGCGCTGGGATGTTGGTGCTGGAGACGTGGGAGCACGCGCGGGATCGCGGCGCCAAGGTCTACGCGGAGCTGTCGGGTTACGGTGCCAGCTCGGACGCCTACCACGTGACGCAGCCTGCGCCCGAGCACGAGGGAGCCCAGCGCAGCATGCGGCTGGCGCTCGCGGATGCGGGGCTCCGGCCCGCGGACATCGGCTACATCAACGCCCACGGCACGTCGACGGACATTGGGGACGCGCTGGAGATGGAGGCCATCACCCGTGTCTTTGGAGAGGCGGCCCGTCAGGTCGCCGTCTCCTCCACCAAGTCCATGACGGGGCACATGAACGGCGCGGCGGGAGCGGCCGAGGCCGTCATCAGCGTGCTGGCGCTCCAGCGAGGAATGCTCCCACCGACGGTGAACCTCGACCGGCAGGATCCGCGCATCACCCTCGACTGCATCCCGAAGGTGGCGCGAGAGAAGCGGGTGAGCGCGGTGATGAGCAACTCTTTCGGGTTTGGCGGGACGAACGTGTCGCTCGTGTTCCAGCGCCCGAGCTGA
- a CDS encoding PaaI family thioesterase, with product MSEGSAQRTRTVTWKDYREGVTAAKQLSGLEYLRAMQRGELPGPPIAELLGMGPSEFQEGRAVFTVEPAEYHYNPIGTVHGGLAATLLDSAMACAVHSTLPAGASYTTLDLHVTFVRPITHDTGRLTCTGEIIHLGGRMATAQGRVTDASGKLYAHGVTTCMIFRPSGAGT from the coding sequence ATGAGCGAGGGGAGCGCGCAGCGCACACGGACCGTGACGTGGAAGGACTACCGGGAGGGAGTCACTGCGGCGAAGCAGCTCTCCGGGCTGGAGTACCTGCGGGCCATGCAACGAGGCGAGTTGCCCGGCCCTCCCATCGCCGAGCTGCTGGGGATGGGCCCCTCCGAGTTCCAGGAAGGACGCGCCGTCTTCACCGTGGAGCCGGCCGAGTACCACTACAACCCCATCGGCACCGTGCACGGCGGGCTGGCTGCGACGCTGCTGGACTCGGCGATGGCGTGCGCGGTCCATAGCACCCTGCCAGCGGGCGCGAGCTACACCACGCTGGATCTGCACGTGACCTTCGTGCGCCCCATCACCCACGACACGGGGCGGCTGACTTGCACCGGGGAGATCATCCACCTGGGAGGCCGCATGGCCACCGCGCAGGGCCGGGTGACGGATGCCTCCGGAAAGTTGTACGCCCACGGCGTCACCACCTGCATGATCTTCCGGCCGTCCGGCGCTGGAACCTGA